In the genome of Ketobacter sp. MCCC 1A13808, the window CGCCCTTGGGCAAACCCTATGGTTATCAATTGCCTGCCGATGCCCCTGCCTGGGCGCAAAACGACAGCACCATCGCCCAAGACAACATCAAGTTTTTTAGTATGGCCCATTATTTGTACTTGCGTGGTTATGATGTCTGGATGGCAAATTTTCGTGGAGTGGGAAGAGACGCCTACGCCAGTGAATCCGGCCACAATAACACCAACTTAGACGTATGGTGTTTGTTGGATTTTCCGGTTGCGGTGGAAAAGGTGGTTCAGGTTACGGGCAAAAAGCCGGTTATTGGTGGTTTTAGTACCGGTGCGCTGTGCGCTTATCAGTATTTGCAGGGTGCCACGTTAAATGCCGATATTGTGCAGCAAGGTAAATACATTCCCCACGTAACAGCAAGTGATGCGCTGGCATGGGAACGCAATCAAAAAGTGGCGGGCTTTATTGGGTTAGATCCCGCAGGCTCACCCAAGTTGGCTTATCACGGCATTATTAACAGCCCGTTAGGCTGGGGGTTGTTAACTCAGAACGCGAAAGTGGATTTAGATAAAGTGCTGCCCGTTGCGTTGTCGTTACTGCCGCCGGTGGTGTTGGCGGGTGCCACGGATTTGTTGTTTAAAACCATCAGCAATCTGGCCAGCGCGTTCCCGGCGTTTTTACCTTCTTGGGCCGATTTGTTTGGCGCGTTGAATATCTGGTCAACGGGAAACACCAATGGCTACGTGGAAGATTTTATGGTGCGTCATGGGCTATCGAGCTTTTATATTAAAGGCCTGGGCCAGTATGCCGAATGGGGTATTAATGGCGAAGTGCGTGAGCACTGGCAAAATGGAGTGGACTGTTCCGATAATTTTGCCTGTCGGTTTCTCTTGAACCGTTTATGTGTTGAGGCAAAGCGACCGTTGGTTTCCGGTGCTGCAATCCGCATGGAAGGGCAAGTGGCCGTGTTTGATAGTCGTCTGTCCGATAGCCCTTGCTATCGGTGTCTTTACGATGAGTCAGGCCAGGAAGATTTGAGGTGTGCTGACAATGGTGTACTGGCGCCGGTCGTGGGAATCATAGGCAGTATTCAGGCAACCGAGGCACTGAAGGTATTGGCAGGGATGGGGGGTGTGCTGGCAGGAAGGCTCTTGGTGATGGATGCTCACTACATGGATTGGCGGGTTATGAAGCTTCGCAAAGATCCAGAGTGTCCGGTATGTAGCCATGACTAAATAGAGGCGAGATTTAGGGCCCGTTAAGTAATTCAGCTTCAATTCTTGAGAAGCAACATAACGGGGCTGCGGCATTGTTCTAATTGCCTTTAGGAGTAATTTAAAGCTGAGAAAATCTCGCGACCGGAATAATGTCAATCAGGCCAAGATTACGCAGTCGCTCTGATCGGAACAGGACTTCATCCACGGTCACTTCAAGATGTCTGGCAAACAAATGATAAGGGCGACTGGAAAGCGGTAGCCCGTTTCTTAATAACTTTAACAGTTGTATGTCCCAATGGGATAACACCACATCTGTGTGGGGTGGGTTGAGCGTATAGACGTTTCCGGCTCTGTAGCTCCTGTTGCGACGTTTATCTCCTACTGCATATATTCTTGGCTGCTTGATCAGGTGCTGAATACGTAATATAAGCGCCATTTCACCCATGCCCAAGGATTTAGCAATGTGTAAGAATGGCCGCTGACAGACAGGCATACCCTGTTTTAATAATTGTTTTATTTGTTCGTCCAGATCTGCTGCAAACGCTGATTGAATGATCGGTTGCTTCATATCATGGGCCTCCCGAATTTTTGGAACACTAGTGAATACCAGAAACGCTAGCCGACGTTAAATGCCGAATAGTTATAAATTAATTCTGACTAGTTATAAATGCCGGTATAAAAAGGCTGTGCGCCTCTGGAGAATAAAAATAAAGATGAGGCAAATTTGGTTTCGGGGATCGAAAGCCGGAATCTTTTCGTTATTAGAAACTAACATGACTATAAAACAGTCAGAGTTATAGATCAAACGGTTTGGGCGAAAAGTGTTCGTGCAAAGTGGGGAAGTTTTTTGCGCGCCCTTAATATGGTATGGATAGGGTTGTTGTCATGATGCGGCGTGAGAACCTTAAGCTGGTAGTTATGGGTAGGGCGTCTCCTGGCTTGTTTTAGACTGTTGTTAAGACAGATTGAGGCGTTTGTCTCACGCTAATGCATGGGTAAATTAATTGCCAATTATCAATAGGTTAAATGCCCCTTTTGATCCTCTGTTGGTGGTCCGCTAGTAGTGATTGATAACTTTTTTCGCTGAAAATAGGTGTCTTTTAGTAACATCTTATTGCATTTTTTCAAGATGAGACATATTCTTGGCTTTGTCTCATTTGCAGCTCAGAATAATTTACGAATGCATATACAGGTAGTTAACTAATGACTTCAGCTCAAACTCATTCCATCAATGCGGATGCCATTGCAGAGATTAAATCCGTAA includes:
- a CDS encoding ThiF family adenylyltransferase; the encoded protein is MQCHSAWLCSFLLICLFQLTGCGGSSQEIDGFYQAHTKDGVALGMRRYRPSSDHQYRAGRPVLLLPGIVNNINQFDVRSPLGKPYGYQLPADAPAWAQNDSTIAQDNIKFFSMAHYLYLRGYDVWMANFRGVGRDAYASESGHNNTNLDVWCLLDFPVAVEKVVQVTGKKPVIGGFSTGALCAYQYLQGATLNADIVQQGKYIPHVTASDALAWERNQKVAGFIGLDPAGSPKLAYHGIINSPLGWGLLTQNAKVDLDKVLPVALSLLPPVVLAGATDLLFKTISNLASAFPAFLPSWADLFGALNIWSTGNTNGYVEDFMVRHGLSSFYIKGLGQYAEWGINGEVREHWQNGVDCSDNFACRFLLNRLCVEAKRPLVSGAAIRMEGQVAVFDSRLSDSPCYRCLYDESGQEDLRCADNGVLAPVVGIIGSIQATEALKVLAGMGGVLAGRLLVMDAHYMDWRVMKLRKDPECPVCSHD